CCGCGCGGGTATACTCAGCCGTGGTATCTGTGGATGGAAGAGTATGGCTGGCCGACGGCAAAAACAACGCATCAAACTGTGAGGCCCGAGACTTTCGGCCTTCGGCCCAACTATCCGAATCCCTTCAATCCCACCACGGAGATTGCCTTCGATCTGCCGCGCACCTCTGTGGTGACGCTGACGGTGCATAATCTTCTTGGGCAGGAAGTGGCGAGCCTGACTCATGACGTGCTCAGCGCGGGTCGGCATACGGTAATGTTCGATGGCGGCGCGCTGCCCTCGGGCGTGTATCTCTGCCGTTTGCAGACAGCGGAAGGGATGCAGACGCGGAAGATGATGCTGTTGAAGTAAGGATGAAGGCGGAAGGATGAAGGATGAAAGGAAGAGGGGCGATGGGGCGGGCTTGTGGGGGCAGATGCGGAAACGGCGGGCCAATGCAATCGGCCCCCGCGCCCGGCCCGGCTGGAATTGTTGGAGTGTGGTTATTGTTCAGGCGGAGGGTTGCGCGTGGAACGGTTTGCGTCAGGCAAAATCCTGCGCTTAACCCTCCCCTACGACCCGTGTGGCTTTTCAGACTTTCGGCACGTTCTTCAGATGGAGGTCATCATGAAAGCGCTGTTAGTGGTTTTGCTGGTTGTGCTGATTCCTGTGGGATTGTGGGCACAGCCGGATACTCTGTGGACACATGTTTATTTGGAGCTGCATCCGGGACAGCCTCAGGATATGCAGCCTTCTTTTGACGGCGGACTGGTTTGGACCGGAATGTGGTTGACAGGGGCGGACTCGATGAACGGGCACGGGGATTTGATTGCAAGGGAAGCGGATGAACAGGGCGAAACCCGCTGGACCTTCCATGTGGAAGGGGTCACCGATGACACGATCTGGTACGGGCAGTCCCTTTGCCGCACTGCCGATAGTTGCTATATGATACTTGGCGGCAGGCACTACGGGGACAGTGCGGACTGTGTACTGTTCAAACTGAACCGGCAGGGGGAATTGCTCTGGCGGCGCACCTGCCCGGTTTCCGACTTTGATCTTGCCAAGTCCATCGGGGCTTTGGAGAACGACACTTATGCCGTGTGCATGACCTCGACGGTGCATGATCCGAGCGGATATGATTATCAGGTCAATCTGGTGGCCAAGCTCACCGCCGACGGCGACACACTGTGGACCTATTCCTATCCGGGAAATCCGGTGAGGGCGGTGCCGGTGACGGGTGGCTGTATACTGTTGGGAAAGACGACGTATCCCCTGCTGGTGAAGTTGGACGAGGATGGCCAGGTAGTCTGGCTTCGGGAGTACACCAACATTTCCGTCGACGACTTTATGGATCTGGTGGAGTTGCCCAGCGGCTACTTTGTGCTGGGACAGGGCTGGTCCTACGGCTCGGATAATGTCAGCCTGATGAATGTCGGTTTCGATGGCGAGCCGGTGACCATTCGGCAATTTATTCCAGAGGGTGGCCGCGATGAACGTCCGGTGCGTATGGCGCGAAGCGCGGATGGAGGACTGATGATCGGCGGCTACAGCATGTCCGTCGAAGATTTTGACGTGCCGATGATGCTGATCAAGACGGATTCTCTCGGTGCGCGGCAATGGCGGACCTTGACCGATCCCGGCTGGCAGGCGGCCGTCACGGCCTTCTGTGGTCTGCCGGATGGCGGGTACGTCCTTGGCGGTGCGGCCGCGAGCGGCGGAGGTGGGTTCAGCTATGGATTTCTGGCGAGATTCGGTGAGACACCGAATCACCTGAACGAGACGGTGTCGCTGGCCGCGGTTCCGAGCCTGGCGCAGAACTATCCCAACCCATTTAATGCGCGGACCGAGATTGCCTTCGATCTGCCAAGAACGGGCGTGGTGCGACTGGCTGTGTACGATCTGCTGGGCCGGGCTGTAGCCCAGGAGGTGGACGAGGTGATGACTGCCGGACACCATACGATCACCTTTGACGGCGCGCCGCTGGCTTCGGGAATCTATTTCTACACGCTGCAGACGGCGGATCTGAAGGCGACCCGAAAAATGATGCTGTTGAAGTAGGCCTCGGAGCGGCCTTGCAGTAACGGATTGGCGGGATGCGGGCTCTGCACCGGAGGCGAACACACAAGCATGGGGCTTTGTCTAAGTTCCGGGAGCCCGCTCCGCTGTTTTTGCAACAGGCGAGCACTCACACGAGTGGTCGCCTGTTGCGTCTTTGGATGGCACGGAGGTGCAAGAAAGTGGTCAGCGTGCAAATCCAAACGAACGATGGCGGCTAACCATTTCCCGAACTACCCGAATTCCTTCAACCCGACAGGTGGTTCAGATGAGCCAGCGGTTGGAGGAAGGCAACCGCCGGTTTGTGGAGAACACAGCTTGCTACGCGGCGGCATGCCGCGCGCGGGGGTCTACTCGGCTCGGTGACGGCGAGCATCCTCAAAGAAGACAACGGGTTTGCGAATCGGCATCGGTTGATTTGGCGGTCAAGAGGTATGGTCCGGCAATTGCAATGAACCCGGTGCAATAATCTTGTGAAGCGCACCGAATCCTTTTATTACTTTTCCGGTTGCCATACGCTATGCATCACAAACACCCCATGTCCAACCGATCCCGCCAACGCGGGTTTGTGATGGTCCTTGCCGCCCTGTTGATTGTCGGTCTGATGACCATCGCAACGGTAGCGGTGAGACGCACCCAAACCCTGAATGATCAGAGCCAGCGCGCCTACCATGAAGCGCGAGTGTTCTACGTGGCCGAAGGCGGCGCCGACGTGGCGGCGGATTGGCTGCGCAATGCCATCCATATTAACACGGTTCCCTCGCAGTCGGATCTGAACGATTTCCATGCGCCCACCGTTCCGGATTATGTGTTCCCGCAACTCACCATCGCCAAGCAGCCGGTAACGACTACGATACCGATTACCCAAGGGGCGTATGCGGGGATGAATGCGACCGTGCAGCCCTATCTGATCGTATCCCACGCGGCGAACAGCAAGGGCACAGTGGATCAGGTGGTGCGGGTGACGGTGAACCGCGAGGGCATCGGGATGTACCAGTTCGGTATCTACTATGACCACGATCTGGAGATGTTCCCCGCCTACCCGCTGGACTTCAACGGGCGGATCCACACCAACGGCAACCTGTATATCGGATCGAGCGACGTGCTGAACATCAACGGCAGTGTCACCGCGGGTGGACATATCTACAACACGCCCAAGGATCCGACCCAATATTACAATGGCAAGGCACGGATCACGGATGTAGCCGGCCACTGGCACGATTTGAGCTATGACAGCCGCGACCCCAACTGGCAGCGAAAGAGTCTGGAAGACTGGCAGGGACGAGTGAAGGATGTCAGCCAAGGGACCACCGCCCTGGCCTTCCCTCTGTCGACACCGGCTTTTCCGATTGACGTCATCAAGCGCGGTCAGCCGGGAGATGATGAGGAACTGCGGGCCAAGCGATACTATTACAAAGCCGGTTTGAAAATTATTGACGGTATCGCCACGGATTCGACTGGAAATCCGATCGCATTGCCCGTTGGCGTGCTGACCTCAAGCAATGTCTGGGACTTCCGCGAGCAGAAGACGATGCACATGACGAACGTGAATATCGGCCTGCTGGCCTCCTCGGGCATGGTTCCATCCAACCGCACCATCTATTTCTGCTATACCGATCCGGCGGGCGCGATTCGACTGGTAAACGGCGCAACCCTTCCGGCAGGCGGCCTAAGCATCGCGACGGAAAATCCCCTGTATGTCTGGGGCAATTTCAATACGGTGAACAAAAAGGCCTG
This window of the bacterium genome carries:
- a CDS encoding T9SS type A sorting domain-containing protein, whose protein sequence is MKALLVVLLVVLIPVGLWAQPDTLWTHVYLELHPGQPQDMQPSFDGGLVWTGMWLTGADSMNGHGDLIAREADEQGETRWTFHVEGVTDDTIWYGQSLCRTADSCYMILGGRHYGDSADCVLFKLNRQGELLWRRTCPVSDFDLAKSIGALENDTYAVCMTSTVHDPSGYDYQVNLVAKLTADGDTLWTYSYPGNPVRAVPVTGGCILLGKTTYPLLVKLDEDGQVVWLREYTNISVDDFMDLVELPSGYFVLGQGWSYGSDNVSLMNVGFDGEPVTIRQFIPEGGRDERPVRMARSADGGLMIGGYSMSVEDFDVPMMLIKTDSLGARQWRTLTDPGWQAAVTAFCGLPDGGYVLGGAAASGGGGFSYGFLARFGETPNHLNETVSLAAVPSLAQNYPNPFNARTEIAFDLPRTGVVRLAVYDLLGRAVAQEVDEVMTAGHHTITFDGAPLASGIYFYTLQTADLKATRKMMLLK